In Corvus moneduloides isolate bCorMon1 chromosome 3, bCorMon1.pri, whole genome shotgun sequence, one DNA window encodes the following:
- the FAM228B gene encoding protein FAM228B isoform X1: MGSVNSPEGPWLQRFANGKPVRKPSRQQPWKAAPDQSRDIIASVQCILDRENSLREVDRYLKYSDFLDLRRTEILYKKYIEDVSEPFMQKMKNQMDSQSEEEVRKRRQEQFSQYLSYHTKKGYVFLDHYDPSEYDPFFQKTCTDCWKDESHQPAQ; the protein is encoded by the exons ATGGGTAGTGTGAATAGCCCAGAGGGTCCCTGGCTACAAAGATTTGCAAATGGGAAACCCGTGAGAAAACCCAGTCGGCAACAGCCTTGGAAG GCAGCACCTGATCAAAGCCGAGACATCATTGCTTCTGTTCAGTGCATCTTGGACAGAGAAAATTCTCTGAGG GAGGTGGACAGGTATTTGAAGTACAGTGATTTCCTAGATCTGAGAAGGACAGAGATCCTctacaaaaaatatattgagGATGTTTCAGAGCCATTtatgcagaaaatgaagaacCAAATGGACAGCCAGTCAGAGGAAGAAGTGCGGAAGAGAAGACAAGAACAATTCTCTCAATATTTAAGCTACCATACAAAGAAG GGCTATGTGTTTTTGGACCATTATGACCCATCAGAGTATGATCCATTCTTCCAGAAGACGTGCACAGACTGCTGGAAG GATGAAAGTCACCAACCAGCACAATGA
- the FAM228B gene encoding protein FAM228B isoform X2 — protein MGSVNSPEGPWLQRFANGKPVRKPSRQQPWKAAPDQSRDIIASVQCILDRENSLREVDRYLKYSDFLDLRRTEILYKKYIEDVSEPFMQKMKNQMDSQSEEEVRKRRQEQFSQYLSYHTKKVSMRSTFLSWRGLHTEGCR, from the exons ATGGGTAGTGTGAATAGCCCAGAGGGTCCCTGGCTACAAAGATTTGCAAATGGGAAACCCGTGAGAAAACCCAGTCGGCAACAGCCTTGGAAG GCAGCACCTGATCAAAGCCGAGACATCATTGCTTCTGTTCAGTGCATCTTGGACAGAGAAAATTCTCTGAGG GAGGTGGACAGGTATTTGAAGTACAGTGATTTCCTAGATCTGAGAAGGACAGAGATCCTctacaaaaaatatattgagGATGTTTCAGAGCCATTtatgcagaaaatgaagaacCAAATGGACAGCCAGTCAGAGGAAGAAGTGCGGAAGAGAAGACAAGAACAATTCTCTCAATATTTAAGCTACCATACAAAGAAGGTATCAATGAGAAGCACATTTCTGTCATGGAGAGGGTTGCATACAGAGGGTTGCAGATAA